The segment TCAACGTATTCAATTGTCAAAGAGCTTCGCGGCCGGAGCCGCGCCTCTCTCAATCGCGTTCACGCCTGGTGGAGATGACCGGATTCGAACCGGCGACCCCCTGCTTGCAAAGCAGGTGCTCTCCCAACTGAGCTACATCCCCAGCACGCCATTCTGGTGGGCCTTCCTGGGGTCGAACCAGGGACCTCGCGCTTATCAAGCGCGCGCTCTAGCCAGCTGAGCTAAAGGCCCAGAAGAAGAAAATGTTACTGGCTCACGCGAGAAAGTTAGAGCTGAAGAACGAAGCTGTGGAGGGCCCGGAGATCCGTGAAGGACCCCCGGACCCTCGAAGCTCCTTAGAAAGGAGGTGATCCAGCCGCAGGTTCCCCTACGGCTACCTTGTTACGACTTCACCCCAATCACCGACCATACCTTCGGCGCCTGCTCCCTTGCGGTTGGCTCAGCGACTTCTGGTACAACCGGCTTTCGTGGTGTGACGGGCGGTGTGTACAAGGCCCGGGAACGTATTCAGCGCAGCCTGCTGATCTGCGCTTACTAGCGATTCCGACTTCATGCAGGCGAGTTGCAGCCTGCAATCCGAACTGAGACCGACTTTGTGGGATTGCCTCCCCCTTGCGGGTTGGGAACCCTCTGTATCGGCCATTGTAGCATGTGTGTAGCCCTGGACATAAGGGGCATACGGACTTGACGTCATCCCCCCCTTCCTCCAGCTCTTCGCCGGCAGTTCCCCAAGAGTGCCCGGCATTACCCGATGGCAACATAGGGTGAGGGTTGCGCTCGTTGCGGGACTTAACCCAACACCTCACGGCACGAGCTGACGACAGCCATGCACCACCTGTGCAGGTTCCTGACTTAACAGGTCGTCGCCGTTTCCGGTTTCTACTTCCTGCATGTCAAGCCCAGGTAAGGTTCTTCGCTCTGCATCGAATTGAACCACATGCTCCACCGCTTGTGCGGGCCCCCGTCAATTCCTTTGAGTTTCAACCTTGCGGCCGTACTCCCCAGGCGGACGACTTAATGCGTTAGCTGCGGCACGGAGGGGACTGAACCCCCCCACACCTAGTCGTCATCGTTTACAGCGTGGACTACCGGGGTATCTAATCCCGTTTGCTCCCCACGCTTTCGCGCCTCAGCGTCAGGAATTGCCCAGAGACCCGCCTTCGCCACCGGTGTTCCTCCCGATCTCTACACATTTCACCGCTACACCGGGAATTCCAGTCTCCTCTGCAACCCTCAAGAACAGCAGTATCGATCGACGTTCTTCGGTTGAGCCGAAGGATTTCACGACCGACTTGCCATCCCGCCTACGCGCCCTTTACGCCCAGTAATTCCGAGCAACGCTTGCCCCCTCTGTCTTACCGCGGCTGCTGGCACAGAGTTGGCCGGGGCTTCCTCTGCAGGTACCGTCAAATGCCGGCGGTATTAACGCCGACACCCTTCTTTCCCACTGACAGTGGTTTACGACCCGAAGGCCTTCGTCCCACACGCGGCGTCACTCCGTCAGGCTTTCGCCCATTGCGGAAAATTCCCCACTGCTGCCTCCCGTAGGAGTCGGGGCCGTGTCTCAGTCCCCGTGTGACTGGTCGTCCTCTCAGACCAGCTACCCGTCATAGCCTTGGTGGGCCGTTACCCCGCCAACTAGCTGATAGGCCGCGAGCCCCTCCAAGAGCGGCAGCTTGCGCCACCTTTCCTCCCCAGACCTGTCGATCCGAGGAACGTATCCGGTATTAGCCCCCCTTTCGAGGGGGTATCCCGAACTCAAGGGCAGGTTACCCACGTGTTACTCACCCGTGCGCCACTAGGACCACGACATGATTGCTCACACCATGATCCTCGTTCGACTTGCATGTGTTAAGTACGCCGCCAGCGTTCGCTCTGAGCCAGGATCAAACTCGCCATGAAAAATCGACAAACTTGAAGACCTGGTCCCTAAAAGCCCAACCAAGATGTTGCATCGGTCGAGCGCAAGGTACTCAGTAGTTACGGATGGTGCTCACACTTCGTCGGTGAGCCAGTAACATATGCGATTTTCAAAGAACGGCGGGGTAATGACCCCTTTGGATGAGGTGGAACAGGTCAGCTTGAGTGCTTCCGACCCGCTACCGTCTCTCAACACCCACCCCAGAGGCGTTGCCACCTATGAGGATGGGCAAGGGGTGATACTACTCGGGACGTAAAAGCCTGTCAAGTAAATCCTTCTCAGACTCGCTAGTCTTCGAGAACCACTCTCTTGAAGCGCCTCTTGCCTACCCGGATAAGGTATCCTCGCCCCGGCGATAAGGTCTGGTTGGCATCCGAGACACGGCTTCCATCCACCTCGACAGCCCCTTGTTGGATCATCCGGTGGGCCTCAGAAGAGGAGACCACCAAGCCGGCCTCCTTAATCACCTTCCAGACAGGCCAAGCGTCTCGCCCGGCGGGAAGAACGGAGCCCGGAAGAGCCCCTTTCACCGGAAGCCTTATCTCTTCAATATTGTTAGGGTTTTTCTTATCCTGGAAGACCCGTTTGAAGTTCGCCTCTGCTCCGGATGCCTCCTGTTGGCCGTGGTAGGCAGCCGTTACCGTCCAAGCCAGCCGCTTCTTGGCCTCCATCGGATGAAGCTTCTTCAGGGCCTGGATCTCCTCCTCTGAAACCCGGGTCACCAACTCGAAGTACCTGAACATCAGGTCGTCCGAGACTGACATGAGCTTTCCGTACATGTCGGCCGGCGGGTCGGCAATGCCGACTGCGTTGCCGAGGCTCTTCGACATCTTCTGTACGCCGTCGAGGCCTTCGAGGATCGGCACGGTCAGCGCCACCTGGGGCTCCTGGCCGTGCGCGCGCTGGAGATCGCGGCCCACCAGCAGGTTGAAAGTCTGGTCCGTGCCTCCAAGCTCGACGTCGGATCCCAGCGCGACAGAGTCGTACCCTTGCGCGAGCGGATACAGCAGCTCGTGAAGACTGATGGGACGCCCAGAGGCGTAGCGGTTGGCGAAGTCCTCGCGCTGGAGCATCTGCGCCACCGTGAGGTGCGCGGCCTCCCGAATGATGTTCTCGAACGTCAACGGAGCCAGCCACGTGGAGTTGAACTCCACGCGCGTCCTGCTCATGTCCAGGACCTTGCCCAGCTGCGAGCGATACGTCTCGGCGTTGACGCGGATCTCGTCCCAGGTGAGCGGCTTGCGCGTCTCCGAGCGGCCCGTGGGATCGCCGATCATCCCGGTGAAGTCACCGATGATGATGATGATCTGGTGGCCGAGCTCCTGGAAATCGCGCAGCTTTTGGAGGACGACCGTGTGCCCAAGGTGGAGGTCGGGCGCCGTGGGGTCGAGGCCCAGCTTGACCTTCAGCGGGCTCCCGGTCCGCTCCGAGCGCTCGAGCTTTGCGCGCAGATCGGCCTCGACGACGATCTCGGCGGCGCCGCGGCGGATGCGGGCCATCTGGGCGTCGATCGAAGGACGGGTCGCGCTCACGTGGGTATAATAGCAATCCATGGCCCGCGAGCCACGAGGGAAACCGCGTTCCAAGCCCCTGAAGCGCCGCCGGCGCTGGCTGCGCCTGCTCCTCGTGCCCATGGTAGTCGTGGTCGCCGTCGGCGTGCTCGCCGCCGGCGTCTCGGCGTTCTGGGTGCTGACGATCCTGCCGCGCTCCCTGCCCTCCGTCACCCAGCTGGAGAGCCTCGAGCCCAGCGTCGGCTCGAAGGTCTACGACGAGAACGATGAGCCAATCACCGAGTTCCACGTCGAGCGACGCATCTTCGTGACGCTCGGCCAGATGCCGCAGGCGCTCAAGCAGGCCGTCATTGCAACAGAGGACGCACGTTTCTATTCCCACTTCGGCGTAGACCCGATGGGCATCGCGCGGGCGGTCTACCAGAACTTCCGCCGCGGACGCATCGTGGAGGGCGGCAGCACCATCACCCAGCAGCTGGCCAAGGTCCTCTTCCTCACGCCGGACAGGAGCCTCGACCGCAAGCTGAAGGAGGCGGTGCTCGCCATCGAGCTCGAGCGCCGCTACTCCAAGGACCGCATTCTCGAGATGTACCTCAACCAAATCTACTTCGGCCACGGCGCCTTCGGCGTCGAGGCCGCCTCGCGCACCTTCTTCGGCAAGGGCGTGAGCGAGCTCGCGCCAGCGGAGTGCGCGCTCCTAGCGGGGCTGCCGAAGGCGCCGGCAACCTACTCGCCCTTCGAGCACCCGGAGGCCGCCATGCGGCGGCGCGCCATCGTGCTGACGCGCATGGTGGACACGGGGGCGATGAAGCCCAGCCAGGCCAAGCGCCTCGCCGAGGTGGCCCTCGACCTGGTGCCGCCGGAGCGCCGCCGCACGACGGGCCAGTATTACCTCGAGTACGTCCAGCAGTACCTCGAGGCGCAGTACGGCGCCGACCTCGTCTTCAAGGGCGGACTGCACGTCTACACCACGCTGTCGCCCGCCATGCAGCTCAAGGCGGAAGCCTCGCTGCGCGACGGGCTGCGTGCGCTCGAGACGCGCCGCGCCTCGT is part of the Candidatus Methylomirabilota bacterium genome and harbors:
- the tyrS gene encoding tyrosine--tRNA ligase — protein: MSATRPSIDAQMARIRRGAAEIVVEADLRAKLERSERTGSPLKVKLGLDPTAPDLHLGHTVVLQKLRDFQELGHQIIIIIGDFTGMIGDPTGRSETRKPLTWDEIRVNAETYRSQLGKVLDMSRTRVEFNSTWLAPLTFENIIREAAHLTVAQMLQREDFANRYASGRPISLHELLYPLAQGYDSVALGSDVELGGTDQTFNLLVGRDLQRAHGQEPQVALTVPILEGLDGVQKMSKSLGNAVGIADPPADMYGKLMSVSDDLMFRYFELVTRVSEEEIQALKKLHPMEAKKRLAWTVTAAYHGQQEASGAEANFKRVFQDKKNPNNIEEIRLPVKGALPGSVLPAGRDAWPVWKVIKEAGLVVSSSEAHRMIQQGAVEVDGSRVSDANQTLSPGRGYLIRVGKRRFKRVVLED